In Labilibaculum sp. DW002, one DNA window encodes the following:
- a CDS encoding PaaI family thioesterase — translation MKKILNPYIHTENGHCFGCSPHNEQGLQMEFFEDGDYIIAEWEPQRHLSGFKNVLHGGIQATIMDEIASWVVFVKCQTSGVTTELNTKYRGAVLTDHGLLTVRARLISQEKKFANIHAEILDCNGKVCSEAEVQYMIFPQEMAKKKFEYPGIEAFFE, via the coding sequence ATGAAGAAAATATTAAATCCTTATATCCATACAGAAAATGGACATTGTTTTGGTTGCTCTCCTCATAACGAGCAAGGCTTGCAAATGGAATTTTTCGAAGATGGAGATTACATTATTGCCGAATGGGAACCTCAGCGACATCTGTCTGGTTTTAAAAATGTATTGCATGGCGGGATTCAAGCCACGATTATGGATGAAATTGCCAGTTGGGTTGTGTTTGTAAAATGCCAAACGAGTGGTGTAACAACAGAGTTAAACACCAAATATCGAGGTGCAGTTTTAACCGATCATGGTTTACTTACAGTAAGAGCTCGATTAATTTCTCAAGAAAAGAAATTTGCAAATATTCATGCAGAAATATTAGACTGCAATGGTAAAGTTTGTTCCGAAGCAGAAGTTCAATATATGATTTTCCCACAGGAAATGGCCAAAAAGAAATTTGAATATCCTGGTATAGAAGCCTTTTTTGAATAG
- a CDS encoding RluA family pseudouridine synthase, with protein sequence MRVLEFHIVLAGIEDIRLQDYAPKIFNSISSYQGMKKAIKRKKVYVDGKPAPTGLWVKEGQRIELLDLELPPAKVFEMELEIVYEDDHIAVINKPAGVSVSGNMFRTIQNMLPFNLKESSCQDALPVFRPVHRLDNPTCGLLLIAKTSQAIGALGAQFENRTIKKRYTAVVIGDLPDKGRVEMEVDGKGAVSTFRVVKKVPSIRNKSLCMVHLFPETGRTHQLRIHMAELGTPILGDKLYGTEGEILQKKGLFLCAAGLHFEHPFTNEKMDLSIDPPYKFGRFMEMEEKRYNKYNPNMEE encoded by the coding sequence GTGAGAGTACTTGAGTTTCATATTGTCCTAGCTGGTATTGAAGATATTCGTTTGCAGGATTATGCACCAAAAATTTTCAATTCAATTTCGTCTTATCAAGGGATGAAAAAGGCCATAAAAAGAAAAAAGGTTTATGTTGATGGCAAACCTGCACCAACTGGTTTGTGGGTGAAAGAGGGACAGCGAATAGAGTTGTTGGATTTGGAATTGCCGCCAGCTAAGGTTTTTGAAATGGAGTTGGAAATTGTATATGAAGACGATCATATTGCTGTTATTAATAAGCCTGCAGGAGTTTCGGTGAGCGGGAATATGTTTCGAACGATTCAAAACATGTTGCCTTTCAATTTAAAGGAATCTTCTTGCCAAGATGCTTTACCGGTTTTTCGTCCTGTTCATCGACTTGATAACCCAACTTGTGGTTTGTTGTTAATTGCAAAAACTTCTCAAGCAATTGGAGCTTTAGGGGCACAATTCGAAAATAGAACTATAAAAAAGAGATATACAGCTGTTGTTATCGGAGATTTGCCCGATAAAGGCAGAGTTGAAATGGAAGTAGACGGAAAAGGAGCCGTTAGTACATTTCGAGTGGTTAAAAAAGTTCCTTCAATTAGAAATAAATCTTTATGCATGGTTCATTTATTCCCAGAAACAGGGCGAACGCATCAATTAAGGATTCATATGGCAGAATTGGGAACTCCTATTTTGGGTGATAAGCTTTACGGTACGGAAGGAGAGATCTTACAGAAAAAAGGATTGTTTTTGTGTGCTGCAGGCCTTCATTTCGAGCATCCATTCACAAATGAAAAGATGGACCTTTCGATTGATCCACCTTATAAATTCGGGCGTTTTATGGAAATGGAAGAAAAGCGTTATAATAAATACAATCCAAATATGGAAGAGTAA
- the ybaK gene encoding Cys-tRNA(Pro) deacylase, which produces MKKTNAARILDRAKIEYEIIDYDVDPIELGAARVAEKTGQNIRFVYKTLVLSGDKTGLILACIPGASELDLKAFANLSGNKKCAMVPMKDILELTGYVRGGCSPLGMKKDFPLFIDDSAFELDHILISAGLRGKQLKVTPQDIQKVTSAATGAISTPKSQLA; this is translated from the coding sequence ATGAAGAAGACAAATGCAGCTCGCATACTAGATCGAGCAAAAATAGAATATGAGATTATCGACTACGATGTTGATCCAATAGAATTGGGTGCTGCACGCGTAGCTGAGAAAACAGGTCAGAATATTCGATTTGTCTATAAAACTCTTGTCCTTTCGGGTGATAAAACAGGCCTTATCCTTGCTTGCATTCCTGGAGCTTCCGAATTAGATCTTAAAGCATTCGCAAATCTTAGTGGTAATAAAAAATGTGCCATGGTTCCAATGAAAGATATCTTGGAACTAACTGGTTACGTTCGTGGTGGCTGTTCTCCACTGGGCATGAAAAAAGATTTTCCACTTTTCATCGATGATAGTGCATTTGAACTAGATCACATTTTAATTAGTGCTGGACTAAGGGGCAAACAACTAAAAGTAACTCCTCAAGACATTCAAAAAGTAACTAGTGCAGCAACTGGTGCAATATCAACTCCTAAATCCCAATTGGCATGA
- a CDS encoding HAD family hydrolase — translation MIDSKAIIWDYNGTLLDDLSIGVQCINTMLTKRELPLLSKDQYREVFTFPVKKYYETVGFNFNKEDWDITAKEFISLYTSLLPDSNIFPEAIQLLSQFKSLGKKQFILSAMEQNMLNKSVKTENISTFFSEVSGIDNIYASSKIENGKKMIEKHQLAANEVCLLGDTVHDYEVSQELGCQCILIAAGHQSIEKLKQTGCPNVVNHLNDIIKN, via the coding sequence ATGATAGACAGCAAAGCTATAATTTGGGATTACAACGGAACACTTTTAGATGATTTATCTATTGGTGTGCAGTGCATCAATACAATGCTAACAAAAAGAGAACTTCCTCTTTTAAGCAAAGATCAATACCGTGAGGTATTTACTTTTCCTGTAAAAAAATACTACGAAACTGTTGGGTTCAACTTTAATAAAGAAGATTGGGATATCACTGCAAAGGAATTTATTTCTTTGTACACTTCTCTTTTACCTGACTCAAATATATTTCCTGAAGCAATTCAGCTTCTTTCTCAATTCAAAAGTTTGGGCAAAAAACAATTTATCCTTTCGGCAATGGAGCAAAACATGCTTAACAAATCGGTTAAAACCGAAAATATTAGCACTTTTTTCTCCGAAGTATCTGGAATTGATAACATTTATGCAAGTTCTAAAATTGAGAATGGAAAAAAAATGATTGAAAAACATCAGCTAGCAGCAAATGAGGTTTGTTTATTAGGTGATACGGTTCATGACTATGAAGTTTCACAGGAATTGGGTTGCCAATGCATATTAATTGCAGCAGGACATCAATCCATAGAAAAATTAAAACAGACAGGTTGCCCTAATGTGGTCAATCATCTAAACGATATTATAAAGAATTGA
- a CDS encoding DUF5020 family protein: MKKLLTIFAILSAFAVNAQNLQLHRDFERGHFTTTFEMFKVDKWGNTFTFIDFDYDAENGINQGYFEIARVLKTEKMPIGLHIEYNGGVGNNENFGYTINDAWILGANYSQGSAKWGFSTYAGYKAIKDADKGNFQVTGTWYVNMFEGKMTFSGFADLWTENGLNDNTIFLTEPQLWYNVNKQFSFGGEVEISNNFAGVEKFKVRPTLAVKWNF, from the coding sequence ATGAAAAAACTACTTACAATTTTCGCTATTCTTTCAGCTTTTGCTGTAAATGCTCAAAACTTACAATTGCACCGCGATTTTGAGCGAGGACATTTCACTACAACATTCGAAATGTTTAAAGTGGACAAATGGGGTAACACTTTTACCTTTATCGATTTTGATTACGATGCTGAGAATGGAATCAACCAAGGTTACTTCGAGATTGCTCGTGTATTAAAAACAGAAAAAATGCCTATCGGTTTACACATTGAGTATAACGGTGGTGTTGGAAATAATGAAAACTTCGGTTACACAATTAACGATGCATGGATCTTGGGTGCTAACTATTCTCAAGGAAGTGCAAAATGGGGGTTCTCTACATATGCAGGTTATAAAGCAATTAAAGATGCTGACAAAGGAAACTTCCAGGTTACAGGTACATGGTACGTAAACATGTTTGAAGGAAAAATGACTTTCTCTGGTTTTGCTGACCTTTGGACAGAAAATGGATTAAATGATAACACTATTTTCTTAACAGAGCCACAGCTTTGGTATAATGTAAACAAGCAGTTTTCTTTTGGTGGTGAAGTTGAAATCTCTAACAATTTTGCTGGTGTAGAGAAATTCAAAGTACGTCCTACTTTAGCAGTTAAGTGGAACTTCTAA